The nucleotide sequence AAAAGCTTCTTTAATAACTTCCCTTGGAAAATTAGCATTTACTCCATTTATCTCTAAATAATCTTTTAATGTTTTCCAGGCCAATTCAAAGGTATATTCAAATCTTTGAATTAGTCCTTCTTTTTCTAAAGTATTTAATTTCTCTACTTTTAACACCGCATCGTTAAATTGAATAAAAGCTTTACTGAAACTTTGGTATCTTTGTTTCCATCTTTCTTCACTTTTCAAAAAATCCCCCCTTTTAAACTATTATAACATATTTATTCAAAAAGGGATAACTCTTCTATTTTTTCTAAAGAATCTTCTTTTTTAAGAAAGGTGCCAATTGCAGGAATGTTAGCCCGATAATAATCTGGAATAGTGAAACTTACTCCTTCTAACTCTTTAATTTGGGTCAAGGTGCTACCTTTTTTAGATTTTAATACTTGTACTCCTATGGAATTCCTCGTCGTTTTAGGATTGATTTGCCCGGTATGGAAAAGTAGTACCTTGTTTATACTACTTACAGCTACTAATTCTTTATCTTCCTTAATAAAAGTTAAGTAAATCAATTTTTCCTCATCGGAATAGGCATTGGCCAACTGTTTTCTGTTTGTTTTCGTTTGGTAACTTTCTAATGGGATTTTAGCACATTTTCCATTTTGGAAGAAAAACAACAAATAGCCAGAATAATCTTCTGTTGAAACCATATAGATTATTTTTTCATCATCTGCTAATCCTAAGAGATTCTTCAAATAGTCCCCTAAAATACTGGCTTTTTTATCTTCTAATTCGTATGCCTTTAATTTATACACAATATGTTTATTGGAAAATAGGAGTAAATCCGACTTATTAGTCCCTTCAACTTCTTGGATGATGTAATCATCGTCCTTTAATTTTTGATCCTTACCACCACTTCTTAAAGATATTAAAGGAATTTTTTTTAGGTAATTTTCATTAGTTAAAAAGAATTTAACATTATAATCTTCTATTAAAACTTCTTCTGTTACTTTTTCAATTTTACTTTCCTCAATAATTTCAGTTTTTCTCCCTTGAGCATACTTTTTAATTACTTCTTCTAATTCTTTAATAATGATATTTTTTTGTTTTTTAGTACTCTCAAAAACCCCCTGCAAATTTTCTAATTCTTTTTCCATAGTCTTTATATCTTTAATTTGGTTCAAAATATATTCTTGATTAAAATTTCTTAATTTAATATCTGCAATAAATTCCCCTTGAACCCGATCGACGGAAAAACCTGCCATTAAATTAGGAACAACATCTTTATCCTTTTTGGTATCCCTAACTATTTTTACCGCCTTGTCTATATCTAAGAGAATTTTTTCTAACCCTTTAAGCAAATGGAGTTTCTCCCTTTTTTGTCCTATTTCAAAAGCAACTTTCCTTTTAATACAACTAAGCCTAAATTGAATCCACTCTTGCAAAATTTCTTTAACCCCTAAAACTTGAGGCTTACCATCAATTAAAATATTAAAATTACAGCTAAAGGAATCTTGTAAGGGAGTTAACTTAAATAACCGGTTCATTAATCCATCAGGATCAGCACTTCTTTTAAGCTCTAAAGTAATTTTAAGACCTTCTTTATCGGTTTCATCCCGAATATCGTTAATCTCCTTTATTTTACCATTTTTGACTAATTCTATAATTTTTTCTATAATCCCTTCAATAGTAGTGGTATAAGGAATTTGATAGATTTCTATATAGTTATTTCTTTTATCATAGCGGTATTTGGCCCTTAAGTAAAAACTACCTTTCCCTGTTTTATAAATGTTTTGTAATTCTTTTTTATTGAGGATAAACTGTCCACCTGAGGAAAAATCCGGTCCTTTTAGGAACTGGCTTATATCAGCTTCTTCATCTTTTAACAAAGCAATAGTAGCCTCACAAACTTCCTTTAAATTAAAACTACAGATAGAACTGGCCATACCTACAGCAATTCCTACATTAGGATTAACTAGAATATGGGGAAAAGTTGTAGGCAATAACTTAGGCTCTTCCATGGTGTTATCATAGTTAGGGACAAAATCTACTGTGTTTTTCCCTATATCTTTAAAAAACTCTTCACAAATAGGATCAAGTTTTGCTTCGGTATATCTAGGAGCAGCATAGGCCATATCTTTAGAATAATTTTTTCCAAAGTTTCCCTTACTATCAATAAGGGGATGCAAAAGGGCTTCATTTCCCCTAGTTAGCCTCACCATTGTTTCATAAATTGCCGCATCCCCATGGGGGTTTAACCTCATCGTTTGACCTACAATATTGGCGGATTTTGTTTTCCCACCCTTTAACAGGTTCATTTTATACATAGTATACAACAGTTTACGATGGGATGGTTTTAAGCCATCAATTTCCGGCAATGCCCTAGAAACGATAACACTCATGGAATAAGGCATATAATTTTTTTCTAAAGTATCAATTATATTAAGGTGGGTTAAGTTTGACATCTAGTCCACTCCTTTTAAAACTAAATAACATCTGATTGATCTAAATATTTATATCCATTTTGGGCAATAAAATCTTTTCTTCCTTCTAAATTATCTCCTAGGAACAGCTCAAAGGCTTCCCTTGTAGCATGGTATTCAGCTGGAGTAACTTTTATAAGCCTTCTAGTTTCAGGATTCATTGTAGTTTTCCACATCATTTCCGGCTCATTTTCTCCTAATCCTTTGGATCTTTGGATTTTAAATCCATCCTTTAATTTTTTGGTAATATCCCTTTTCTCTCCTTCAGAGTAAGCAAAATAGACATTGCCTTTTTTATCAGTAATTTCATATAAGGGTGATTCCGCTATATACACATAGCCCTTTTCAATTAAAGTAGGAGTTAAAACATAGAGCATTGTCAAAATTAATGTCCTTATTTGAAAACCGTCTACATCTGCATCGGTACAAATAATTATTTTACTCCAGTTAAGCTTACTTAAATCAAAGGTGTTTAAATCACTATGCTTACTTTTTATTTCTACACCACAACCTAAAACTTTCAACAA is from Anaerobranca gottschalkii DSM 13577 and encodes:
- a CDS encoding DNA gyrase/topoisomerase IV subunit A, with amino-acid sequence MSNLTHLNIIDTLEKNYMPYSMSVIVSRALPEIDGLKPSHRKLLYTMYKMNLLKGGKTKSANIVGQTMRLNPHGDAAIYETMVRLTRGNEALLHPLIDSKGNFGKNYSKDMAYAAPRYTEAKLDPICEEFFKDIGKNTVDFVPNYDNTMEEPKLLPTTFPHILVNPNVGIAVGMASSICSFNLKEVCEATIALLKDEEADISQFLKGPDFSSGGQFILNKKELQNIYKTGKGSFYLRAKYRYDKRNNYIEIYQIPYTTTIEGIIEKIIELVKNGKIKEINDIRDETDKEGLKITLELKRSADPDGLMNRLFKLTPLQDSFSCNFNILIDGKPQVLGVKEILQEWIQFRLSCIKRKVAFEIGQKREKLHLLKGLEKILLDIDKAVKIVRDTKKDKDVVPNLMAGFSVDRVQGEFIADIKLRNFNQEYILNQIKDIKTMEKELENLQGVFESTKKQKNIIIKELEEVIKKYAQGRKTEIIEESKIEKVTEEVLIEDYNVKFFLTNENYLKKIPLISLRSGGKDQKLKDDDYIIQEVEGTNKSDLLLFSNKHIVYKLKAYELEDKKASILGDYLKNLLGLADDEKIIYMVSTEDYSGYLLFFFQNGKCAKIPLESYQTKTNRKQLANAYSDEEKLIYLTFIKEDKELVAVSSINKVLLFHTGQINPKTTRNSIGVQVLKSKKGSTLTQIKELEGVSFTIPDYYRANIPAIGTFLKKEDSLEKIEELSLFE
- a CDS encoding nucleotidyltransferase substrate binding protein; translation: MKSEERWKQRYQSFSKAFIQFNDAVLKVEKLNTLEKEGLIQRFEYTFELAWKTLKDYLEINGVNANFPREVIKEAFRYNIIEDGEVWMDMLEKRNLLANTYDQERFNLAIEKIKVSIIEGYLKYMNI